In one Dunckerocampus dactyliophorus isolate RoL2022-P2 chromosome 9, RoL_Ddac_1.1, whole genome shotgun sequence genomic region, the following are encoded:
- the sgo2 gene encoding uncharacterized protein sgo2 isoform X2, producing MLHLRKMTPAKASKQASAAASKIKNKMLNTSSFFKISLKTNNKALALALQAEKQRSMMLEMEIVNLRKQVESLCFELATRKYKHRKLLVILKNLHSNTLHHLDMVTELFPDGDVCQVSEDHNNLPDDLNKPPVANLPALPEVAKDSVYLCPERPADFHNNDASHGVLAESTHSTICNGKINTEKEHSNPDVLQLKSSLQSSPLRNYVERLSVMFSQPNYDITSSVPCQTSSAVTTAAMPTISADAIPPHVPVMEAEPQENTVVLNTTMEFTCSNTAEIITIDTAVEKKHEKSKCKKTRKSNLKDSVVSRNKNKENLAPEGFRNTEVNHPQSQKPKSYSETISRIPKITKSRGGDRQKVKSTKPKTDAGDLVSCVWDDFFTDNDILSSKSKESEKLTAEKESPEKTSFAITTRRSRKQSKRVPSVTRMLLSPHDTESSRSKVDHDEQETVSIIAPRESNVSVHPFATVNEVQNNTEMSAGRHNTRCRSTFVISVDHTALAREESRMFPDDFISYGGSTRESEHWVSRDGGAVTEMLSSCKRPWVATQDSESLQVDLRGSGHHDNMPPLKEVFTAGSEFQKPKKARRVVTGGCRRKRVENKDECGDYSTDKKQKNKHCHGSKHISPEYGVDCHLDPREEFLDNPGNLHAEKDDIFAPKSKQAKSKSRLDHNSKPQRKVSELPPLDDTRNPRQTFVVSRRKTPGWASPSNTRTSDETGGEAVRQHLGDLLTDEQLPWLNISVANTERGSLPCSPKWRSSGGQRVIVEIPSITPESSPEYPPDQENQGRSRRHKGVVSYKEPSLNSKVRRGDKFTDSMFLSSPVYKNGKKKKNKHRTSKD from the exons ATGTTGCATTTAAGGAAAATGACGCCTGCCAAAGCTTCCAAGCAGGCTTCAGCCGCAGCATccaagataaaaaataaaatgctta ACACCTCCTCCTTCTTCAAGATCTCCCTAAAGACCAACAACAAGGCCCTGGCTCTGGCCCTGCAGGCTGAGAAGCAGAGGAGCATGATGCTGGAGATGGAGATCGTCAACCTGAGGAAGCAAGTGGAGTCGCTGTGCTTTGAGTtggccaccaggaagtacaagCACAGGAAACTG CTTGTCATCTTGAAGAATCTGCACAGCAACACCCTGCATCACTTGGACATGGTGACAGAATTATTCCCTGACGGT GATGTCTGTCAAGTATCTGAGGACCACAACAACCTCCCTGATGATCTCAATAAACCACCAGTTGCAAA CCTTCCAGCTCTTCCGGAAGTGGCTAAGGATTCGGTGTACCTCTGTCCAGAAAGACCAGCAGACTTTCATAACAACGATGCGTCTCACGGCGTCCTCGCTGAATCCACACATTCGACTATCTGCAATG GAAAGATCAACACCGAGAAAGAGCATTCAAACCCGGACGTCCTCCAATTGAAATCATCTCTCCAGTCTAGCCCCTTAAGGAATTACGTGGAGAGGCTCTCGGTTATGTTCTCGCAGCCCAACTATGACATCACATCATCTGTACCGTGTCAAACATCTTCAGCTGTCACTACTGCTGCAATGCCCACCATCTCCGCGGATGCCATCCCTCCTCATGTCCCAGTCATGGAGGCAGAACCACAGGAAAACACTGTGGTCCTCAATACAACCATGGAGTTCACTTGTAGTAACACTGCTGAGATTATCACCATTGACAcagcagtggaaaaaaaacatgagaaatCAAAATGCAAGAAGACGAGGAAGTCAAATCTAAAGGACAGTGTAGTCTCaaggaacaaaaacaaagaaaaccttGCGCCTGAAGGCTTTAGAAACACTGAAGTAAATCATCCTCAGTCACAAAAACCTAAATCTTACAGTGAAACCATCTCCCGTATTCCTAAAATTACAAAGTCTAGAGGTGGCGACCGTCAGAAGGTGAAAAGCACCAAGCCCAAGACGGATGCTGGTGATTTGGTCAGTTGTGTCTGGGATGATTTTTTCACCGATAATGACATCCTTTCTTCCAAATCCAAAGAAAGCGAGAAGTTAACTGCAGAAAAAGAATCCCCAGAAAAAACAAGTTTCGCCATCACTACTAGGAGGTCCAGGAAGCAAAGTAAAAGGGTGCCATCAGTTACTAGGATGCTGTTGTCACCTCATGACACAGAGAGCAGCAGGTCCAAGGTGGATCATGATGAGCAGGAAACAGTCAGTATTATTGCACCCAGAGAGTCTAATGTTTCGGTCCATCCCTTTGCAACTGTCAACGAAGTACAGAACAACACTGAGATGTCTGCAGGACGTCACAACACAAGATGCAGAAGTACATTTGTAATCTCCGTGGATCACACCGCACTTGCAAGAGAGGAGTCCCGAATGTTTCCAGATGACTTTATTTCTTACGGAGGATCCACCCGGGAATCCGAACATTGGGTGAGCAGAGACGGAGGAGCTGTCACGGAGATGCTGAGCTCCTGCAAGCGTCCTTGGGTGGCCACTCAGGATTCGGAAAGCCTTCAAGTGGACTTGCGTGGCAGCGGACACCATGACAACATGCCGCCGCTGAAGGAAGTTTTTACCGCAGGCTCTGAATTTCAGAAGCCCAAAAAAGCAAGGAGAGTGGTCACAGGTGGATGCAGAAGGAAGAGAGTTGAGAATAAGGATGAATGTGGTGATTACTCGACGGACAAGAAACAGAAGAACAAACATTGCCATGGTAGCAAACATATTTCTCCAGAGTATGGTGTAGATTGTCATCTGGACCCTAGAGAAGAATTCTTGGATAATCCTGGCAACCTGCATGCTGAAAAGGATGACATCTTTGCACCAAAGTCCAAAcaggccaagtcaaagtccaggCTGGATCACAATTCTAAACCACAGCGAAAGGTGTCTGAACTGCCTCCGCTGGACGACACCAGAAATCCCAGACAGACATTTGTCGTCTCCAGGAGGAAGACGCCAGGCTGGGCTTCACCGAGCAACACGAGGACATCGGATGAGACGGGCGGTGAAGCAGTTCGTCAGCATCTGGGCGACCTGCTAACCGATGAGCAGCTCCCGTGGTTGAACATCTCCGTAGCCAACACTGAACGGGGCTCTTTGCCCTGTAGTCCCAAATGGCGATCGTCAGGCGGGCAACGTGTCATAGTGGAGATCCCCTCGATCACCCCTGAATCTTCTCCAG AATACCCTCCAG ATCAGGAAAACCAAGGCAGGAGCAGGCGCCACAAGGGCGTGGTCAGTTACAAGGAGCCGTCCCTAAACAG CAAAGTAAGGCGTGGAGACAAATTTACAGACTCCATGTTCCTGAGCTCTCCTGTTTATAAAAacgggaagaagaagaagaacaagcaCAGAACATCCAAAGACTGA
- the sgo2 gene encoding uncharacterized protein sgo2 isoform X3 has translation MLHLRKMTPAKASKQASAAASKIKNKMLNTSSFFKISLKTNNKALALALQAEKQRSMMLEMEIVNLRKQVESLCFELATRKYKHRKLLVILKNLHSNTLHHLDMVTELFPDGDVCQVSEDHNNLPDDLNKPPVANLPALPEVAKDSVYLCPERPADFHNNDASHGVLAESTHSTICNGKINTEKEHSNPDVLQLKSSLQSSPLRNYVERLSVMFSQPNYDITSSVPCQTSSAVTTAAMPTISADAIPPHVPVMEAEPQENTVVLNTTMEFTCSNTAEIITIDTAVEKKHEKSKCKKTRKSNLKDSVVSRNKNKENLAPEGFRNTEVNHPQSQKPKSYSETISRIPKITKSRGGDRQKVKSTKPKTDAGDLVSCVWDDFFTDNDILSSKSKESEKLTAEKESPEKTSFAITTRRSRKQSKRVPSVTRMLLSPHDTESSRSKVDHDEQETVSIIAPRESNVSVHPFATVNEVQNNTEMSAGRHNTRCRSTFVISVDHTALAREESRMFPDDFISYGGSTRESEHWVSRDGGAVTEMLSSCKRPWVATQDSESLQVDLRGSGHHDNMPPLKEVFTAGSEFQKPKKARRVVTGGCRRKRVENKDECGDYSTDKKQKNKHCHGSKHISPEYGVDCHLDPREEFLDNPGNLHAEKDDIFAPKSKQAKSKSRLDHNSKPQRKVSELPPLDDTRNPRQTFVVSRRKTPGWASPSNTRTSDETGGEAVRQHLGDLLTDEQLPWLNISVANTERGSLPCSPKWRSSGGQRVIVEIPSITPESSPDQENQGRSRRHKGVVSYKEPSLNSKVRRGDKFTDSMFLSSPVYKNGKKKKNKHRTSKD, from the exons ATGTTGCATTTAAGGAAAATGACGCCTGCCAAAGCTTCCAAGCAGGCTTCAGCCGCAGCATccaagataaaaaataaaatgctta ACACCTCCTCCTTCTTCAAGATCTCCCTAAAGACCAACAACAAGGCCCTGGCTCTGGCCCTGCAGGCTGAGAAGCAGAGGAGCATGATGCTGGAGATGGAGATCGTCAACCTGAGGAAGCAAGTGGAGTCGCTGTGCTTTGAGTtggccaccaggaagtacaagCACAGGAAACTG CTTGTCATCTTGAAGAATCTGCACAGCAACACCCTGCATCACTTGGACATGGTGACAGAATTATTCCCTGACGGT GATGTCTGTCAAGTATCTGAGGACCACAACAACCTCCCTGATGATCTCAATAAACCACCAGTTGCAAA CCTTCCAGCTCTTCCGGAAGTGGCTAAGGATTCGGTGTACCTCTGTCCAGAAAGACCAGCAGACTTTCATAACAACGATGCGTCTCACGGCGTCCTCGCTGAATCCACACATTCGACTATCTGCAATG GAAAGATCAACACCGAGAAAGAGCATTCAAACCCGGACGTCCTCCAATTGAAATCATCTCTCCAGTCTAGCCCCTTAAGGAATTACGTGGAGAGGCTCTCGGTTATGTTCTCGCAGCCCAACTATGACATCACATCATCTGTACCGTGTCAAACATCTTCAGCTGTCACTACTGCTGCAATGCCCACCATCTCCGCGGATGCCATCCCTCCTCATGTCCCAGTCATGGAGGCAGAACCACAGGAAAACACTGTGGTCCTCAATACAACCATGGAGTTCACTTGTAGTAACACTGCTGAGATTATCACCATTGACAcagcagtggaaaaaaaacatgagaaatCAAAATGCAAGAAGACGAGGAAGTCAAATCTAAAGGACAGTGTAGTCTCaaggaacaaaaacaaagaaaaccttGCGCCTGAAGGCTTTAGAAACACTGAAGTAAATCATCCTCAGTCACAAAAACCTAAATCTTACAGTGAAACCATCTCCCGTATTCCTAAAATTACAAAGTCTAGAGGTGGCGACCGTCAGAAGGTGAAAAGCACCAAGCCCAAGACGGATGCTGGTGATTTGGTCAGTTGTGTCTGGGATGATTTTTTCACCGATAATGACATCCTTTCTTCCAAATCCAAAGAAAGCGAGAAGTTAACTGCAGAAAAAGAATCCCCAGAAAAAACAAGTTTCGCCATCACTACTAGGAGGTCCAGGAAGCAAAGTAAAAGGGTGCCATCAGTTACTAGGATGCTGTTGTCACCTCATGACACAGAGAGCAGCAGGTCCAAGGTGGATCATGATGAGCAGGAAACAGTCAGTATTATTGCACCCAGAGAGTCTAATGTTTCGGTCCATCCCTTTGCAACTGTCAACGAAGTACAGAACAACACTGAGATGTCTGCAGGACGTCACAACACAAGATGCAGAAGTACATTTGTAATCTCCGTGGATCACACCGCACTTGCAAGAGAGGAGTCCCGAATGTTTCCAGATGACTTTATTTCTTACGGAGGATCCACCCGGGAATCCGAACATTGGGTGAGCAGAGACGGAGGAGCTGTCACGGAGATGCTGAGCTCCTGCAAGCGTCCTTGGGTGGCCACTCAGGATTCGGAAAGCCTTCAAGTGGACTTGCGTGGCAGCGGACACCATGACAACATGCCGCCGCTGAAGGAAGTTTTTACCGCAGGCTCTGAATTTCAGAAGCCCAAAAAAGCAAGGAGAGTGGTCACAGGTGGATGCAGAAGGAAGAGAGTTGAGAATAAGGATGAATGTGGTGATTACTCGACGGACAAGAAACAGAAGAACAAACATTGCCATGGTAGCAAACATATTTCTCCAGAGTATGGTGTAGATTGTCATCTGGACCCTAGAGAAGAATTCTTGGATAATCCTGGCAACCTGCATGCTGAAAAGGATGACATCTTTGCACCAAAGTCCAAAcaggccaagtcaaagtccaggCTGGATCACAATTCTAAACCACAGCGAAAGGTGTCTGAACTGCCTCCGCTGGACGACACCAGAAATCCCAGACAGACATTTGTCGTCTCCAGGAGGAAGACGCCAGGCTGGGCTTCACCGAGCAACACGAGGACATCGGATGAGACGGGCGGTGAAGCAGTTCGTCAGCATCTGGGCGACCTGCTAACCGATGAGCAGCTCCCGTGGTTGAACATCTCCGTAGCCAACACTGAACGGGGCTCTTTGCCCTGTAGTCCCAAATGGCGATCGTCAGGCGGGCAACGTGTCATAGTGGAGATCCCCTCGATCACCCCTGAATCTTCTCCAG ATCAGGAAAACCAAGGCAGGAGCAGGCGCCACAAGGGCGTGGTCAGTTACAAGGAGCCGTCCCTAAACAG CAAAGTAAGGCGTGGAGACAAATTTACAGACTCCATGTTCCTGAGCTCTCCTGTTTATAAAAacgggaagaagaagaagaacaagcaCAGAACATCCAAAGACTGA
- the sgo2 gene encoding uncharacterized protein sgo2 isoform X1 has protein sequence MLHLRKMTPAKASKQASAAASKIKNKMLNTSSFFKISLKTNNKALALALQAEKQRSMMLEMEIVNLRKQVESLCFELATRKYKHRKLLVILKNLHSNTLHHLDMVTELFPDGDVCQVSEDHNNLPDDLNKPPVANLPALPEVAKDSVYLCPERPADFHNNDASHGVLAESTHSTICNGKINTEKEHSNPDVLQLKSSLQSSPLRNYVERLSVMFSQPNYDITSSVPCQTSSAVTTAAMPTISADAIPPHVPVMEAEPQENTVVLNTTMEFTCSNTAEIITIDTAVEKKHEKSKCKKTRKSNLKDSVVSRNKNKENLAPEGFRNTEVNHPQSQKPKSYSETISRIPKITKSRGGDRQKVKSTKPKTDAGDLVSCVWDDFFTDNDILSSKSKESEKLTAEKESPEKTSFAITTRRSRKQSKRVPSVTRMLLSPHDTESSRSKVDHDEQETVSIIAPRESNVSVHPFATVNEVQNNTEMSAGRHNTRCRSTFVISVDHTALAREESRMFPDDFISYGGSTRESEHWVSRDGGAVTEMLSSCKRPWVATQDSESLQVDLRGSGHHDNMPPLKEVFTAGSEFQKPKKARRVVTGGCRRKRVENKDECGDYSTDKKQKNKHCHGSKHISPEYGVDCHLDPREEFLDNPGNLHAEKDDIFAPKSKQAKSKSRLDHNSKPQRKVSELPPLDDTRNPRQTFVVSRRKTPGWASPSNTRTSDETGGEAVRQHLGDLLTDEQLPWLNISVANTERGSLPCSPKWRSSGGQRVIVEIPSITPESSPGRVLTSLTNTIATPDQENQGRSRRHKGVVSYKEPSLNSKVRRGDKFTDSMFLSSPVYKNGKKKKNKHRTSKD, from the exons ATGTTGCATTTAAGGAAAATGACGCCTGCCAAAGCTTCCAAGCAGGCTTCAGCCGCAGCATccaagataaaaaataaaatgctta ACACCTCCTCCTTCTTCAAGATCTCCCTAAAGACCAACAACAAGGCCCTGGCTCTGGCCCTGCAGGCTGAGAAGCAGAGGAGCATGATGCTGGAGATGGAGATCGTCAACCTGAGGAAGCAAGTGGAGTCGCTGTGCTTTGAGTtggccaccaggaagtacaagCACAGGAAACTG CTTGTCATCTTGAAGAATCTGCACAGCAACACCCTGCATCACTTGGACATGGTGACAGAATTATTCCCTGACGGT GATGTCTGTCAAGTATCTGAGGACCACAACAACCTCCCTGATGATCTCAATAAACCACCAGTTGCAAA CCTTCCAGCTCTTCCGGAAGTGGCTAAGGATTCGGTGTACCTCTGTCCAGAAAGACCAGCAGACTTTCATAACAACGATGCGTCTCACGGCGTCCTCGCTGAATCCACACATTCGACTATCTGCAATG GAAAGATCAACACCGAGAAAGAGCATTCAAACCCGGACGTCCTCCAATTGAAATCATCTCTCCAGTCTAGCCCCTTAAGGAATTACGTGGAGAGGCTCTCGGTTATGTTCTCGCAGCCCAACTATGACATCACATCATCTGTACCGTGTCAAACATCTTCAGCTGTCACTACTGCTGCAATGCCCACCATCTCCGCGGATGCCATCCCTCCTCATGTCCCAGTCATGGAGGCAGAACCACAGGAAAACACTGTGGTCCTCAATACAACCATGGAGTTCACTTGTAGTAACACTGCTGAGATTATCACCATTGACAcagcagtggaaaaaaaacatgagaaatCAAAATGCAAGAAGACGAGGAAGTCAAATCTAAAGGACAGTGTAGTCTCaaggaacaaaaacaaagaaaaccttGCGCCTGAAGGCTTTAGAAACACTGAAGTAAATCATCCTCAGTCACAAAAACCTAAATCTTACAGTGAAACCATCTCCCGTATTCCTAAAATTACAAAGTCTAGAGGTGGCGACCGTCAGAAGGTGAAAAGCACCAAGCCCAAGACGGATGCTGGTGATTTGGTCAGTTGTGTCTGGGATGATTTTTTCACCGATAATGACATCCTTTCTTCCAAATCCAAAGAAAGCGAGAAGTTAACTGCAGAAAAAGAATCCCCAGAAAAAACAAGTTTCGCCATCACTACTAGGAGGTCCAGGAAGCAAAGTAAAAGGGTGCCATCAGTTACTAGGATGCTGTTGTCACCTCATGACACAGAGAGCAGCAGGTCCAAGGTGGATCATGATGAGCAGGAAACAGTCAGTATTATTGCACCCAGAGAGTCTAATGTTTCGGTCCATCCCTTTGCAACTGTCAACGAAGTACAGAACAACACTGAGATGTCTGCAGGACGTCACAACACAAGATGCAGAAGTACATTTGTAATCTCCGTGGATCACACCGCACTTGCAAGAGAGGAGTCCCGAATGTTTCCAGATGACTTTATTTCTTACGGAGGATCCACCCGGGAATCCGAACATTGGGTGAGCAGAGACGGAGGAGCTGTCACGGAGATGCTGAGCTCCTGCAAGCGTCCTTGGGTGGCCACTCAGGATTCGGAAAGCCTTCAAGTGGACTTGCGTGGCAGCGGACACCATGACAACATGCCGCCGCTGAAGGAAGTTTTTACCGCAGGCTCTGAATTTCAGAAGCCCAAAAAAGCAAGGAGAGTGGTCACAGGTGGATGCAGAAGGAAGAGAGTTGAGAATAAGGATGAATGTGGTGATTACTCGACGGACAAGAAACAGAAGAACAAACATTGCCATGGTAGCAAACATATTTCTCCAGAGTATGGTGTAGATTGTCATCTGGACCCTAGAGAAGAATTCTTGGATAATCCTGGCAACCTGCATGCTGAAAAGGATGACATCTTTGCACCAAAGTCCAAAcaggccaagtcaaagtccaggCTGGATCACAATTCTAAACCACAGCGAAAGGTGTCTGAACTGCCTCCGCTGGACGACACCAGAAATCCCAGACAGACATTTGTCGTCTCCAGGAGGAAGACGCCAGGCTGGGCTTCACCGAGCAACACGAGGACATCGGATGAGACGGGCGGTGAAGCAGTTCGTCAGCATCTGGGCGACCTGCTAACCGATGAGCAGCTCCCGTGGTTGAACATCTCCGTAGCCAACACTGAACGGGGCTCTTTGCCCTGTAGTCCCAAATGGCGATCGTCAGGCGGGCAACGTGTCATAGTGGAGATCCCCTCGATCACCCCTGAATCTTCTCCAG GACGAGTCCTAACGTCACTGACCAATACCATTGCCACCCCAGATCAGGAAAACCAAGGCAGGAGCAGGCGCCACAAGGGCGTGGTCAGTTACAAGGAGCCGTCCCTAAACAG CAAAGTAAGGCGTGGAGACAAATTTACAGACTCCATGTTCCTGAGCTCTCCTGTTTATAAAAacgggaagaagaagaagaacaagcaCAGAACATCCAAAGACTGA
- the sgo2 gene encoding uncharacterized protein sgo2 isoform X4 has protein sequence MLHLRKMTPAKASKQASAAASKIKNKMLNTSSFFKISLKTNNKALALALQAEKQRSMMLEMEIVNLRKQVESLCFELATRKYKHRKLDVCQVSEDHNNLPDDLNKPPVANLPALPEVAKDSVYLCPERPADFHNNDASHGVLAESTHSTICNGKINTEKEHSNPDVLQLKSSLQSSPLRNYVERLSVMFSQPNYDITSSVPCQTSSAVTTAAMPTISADAIPPHVPVMEAEPQENTVVLNTTMEFTCSNTAEIITIDTAVEKKHEKSKCKKTRKSNLKDSVVSRNKNKENLAPEGFRNTEVNHPQSQKPKSYSETISRIPKITKSRGGDRQKVKSTKPKTDAGDLVSCVWDDFFTDNDILSSKSKESEKLTAEKESPEKTSFAITTRRSRKQSKRVPSVTRMLLSPHDTESSRSKVDHDEQETVSIIAPRESNVSVHPFATVNEVQNNTEMSAGRHNTRCRSTFVISVDHTALAREESRMFPDDFISYGGSTRESEHWVSRDGGAVTEMLSSCKRPWVATQDSESLQVDLRGSGHHDNMPPLKEVFTAGSEFQKPKKARRVVTGGCRRKRVENKDECGDYSTDKKQKNKHCHGSKHISPEYGVDCHLDPREEFLDNPGNLHAEKDDIFAPKSKQAKSKSRLDHNSKPQRKVSELPPLDDTRNPRQTFVVSRRKTPGWASPSNTRTSDETGGEAVRQHLGDLLTDEQLPWLNISVANTERGSLPCSPKWRSSGGQRVIVEIPSITPESSPGRVLTSLTNTIATPDQENQGRSRRHKGVVSYKEPSLNSKVRRGDKFTDSMFLSSPVYKNGKKKKNKHRTSKD, from the exons ATGTTGCATTTAAGGAAAATGACGCCTGCCAAAGCTTCCAAGCAGGCTTCAGCCGCAGCATccaagataaaaaataaaatgctta ACACCTCCTCCTTCTTCAAGATCTCCCTAAAGACCAACAACAAGGCCCTGGCTCTGGCCCTGCAGGCTGAGAAGCAGAGGAGCATGATGCTGGAGATGGAGATCGTCAACCTGAGGAAGCAAGTGGAGTCGCTGTGCTTTGAGTtggccaccaggaagtacaagCACAGGAAACTG GATGTCTGTCAAGTATCTGAGGACCACAACAACCTCCCTGATGATCTCAATAAACCACCAGTTGCAAA CCTTCCAGCTCTTCCGGAAGTGGCTAAGGATTCGGTGTACCTCTGTCCAGAAAGACCAGCAGACTTTCATAACAACGATGCGTCTCACGGCGTCCTCGCTGAATCCACACATTCGACTATCTGCAATG GAAAGATCAACACCGAGAAAGAGCATTCAAACCCGGACGTCCTCCAATTGAAATCATCTCTCCAGTCTAGCCCCTTAAGGAATTACGTGGAGAGGCTCTCGGTTATGTTCTCGCAGCCCAACTATGACATCACATCATCTGTACCGTGTCAAACATCTTCAGCTGTCACTACTGCTGCAATGCCCACCATCTCCGCGGATGCCATCCCTCCTCATGTCCCAGTCATGGAGGCAGAACCACAGGAAAACACTGTGGTCCTCAATACAACCATGGAGTTCACTTGTAGTAACACTGCTGAGATTATCACCATTGACAcagcagtggaaaaaaaacatgagaaatCAAAATGCAAGAAGACGAGGAAGTCAAATCTAAAGGACAGTGTAGTCTCaaggaacaaaaacaaagaaaaccttGCGCCTGAAGGCTTTAGAAACACTGAAGTAAATCATCCTCAGTCACAAAAACCTAAATCTTACAGTGAAACCATCTCCCGTATTCCTAAAATTACAAAGTCTAGAGGTGGCGACCGTCAGAAGGTGAAAAGCACCAAGCCCAAGACGGATGCTGGTGATTTGGTCAGTTGTGTCTGGGATGATTTTTTCACCGATAATGACATCCTTTCTTCCAAATCCAAAGAAAGCGAGAAGTTAACTGCAGAAAAAGAATCCCCAGAAAAAACAAGTTTCGCCATCACTACTAGGAGGTCCAGGAAGCAAAGTAAAAGGGTGCCATCAGTTACTAGGATGCTGTTGTCACCTCATGACACAGAGAGCAGCAGGTCCAAGGTGGATCATGATGAGCAGGAAACAGTCAGTATTATTGCACCCAGAGAGTCTAATGTTTCGGTCCATCCCTTTGCAACTGTCAACGAAGTACAGAACAACACTGAGATGTCTGCAGGACGTCACAACACAAGATGCAGAAGTACATTTGTAATCTCCGTGGATCACACCGCACTTGCAAGAGAGGAGTCCCGAATGTTTCCAGATGACTTTATTTCTTACGGAGGATCCACCCGGGAATCCGAACATTGGGTGAGCAGAGACGGAGGAGCTGTCACGGAGATGCTGAGCTCCTGCAAGCGTCCTTGGGTGGCCACTCAGGATTCGGAAAGCCTTCAAGTGGACTTGCGTGGCAGCGGACACCATGACAACATGCCGCCGCTGAAGGAAGTTTTTACCGCAGGCTCTGAATTTCAGAAGCCCAAAAAAGCAAGGAGAGTGGTCACAGGTGGATGCAGAAGGAAGAGAGTTGAGAATAAGGATGAATGTGGTGATTACTCGACGGACAAGAAACAGAAGAACAAACATTGCCATGGTAGCAAACATATTTCTCCAGAGTATGGTGTAGATTGTCATCTGGACCCTAGAGAAGAATTCTTGGATAATCCTGGCAACCTGCATGCTGAAAAGGATGACATCTTTGCACCAAAGTCCAAAcaggccaagtcaaagtccaggCTGGATCACAATTCTAAACCACAGCGAAAGGTGTCTGAACTGCCTCCGCTGGACGACACCAGAAATCCCAGACAGACATTTGTCGTCTCCAGGAGGAAGACGCCAGGCTGGGCTTCACCGAGCAACACGAGGACATCGGATGAGACGGGCGGTGAAGCAGTTCGTCAGCATCTGGGCGACCTGCTAACCGATGAGCAGCTCCCGTGGTTGAACATCTCCGTAGCCAACACTGAACGGGGCTCTTTGCCCTGTAGTCCCAAATGGCGATCGTCAGGCGGGCAACGTGTCATAGTGGAGATCCCCTCGATCACCCCTGAATCTTCTCCAG GACGAGTCCTAACGTCACTGACCAATACCATTGCCACCCCAGATCAGGAAAACCAAGGCAGGAGCAGGCGCCACAAGGGCGTGGTCAGTTACAAGGAGCCGTCCCTAAACAG CAAAGTAAGGCGTGGAGACAAATTTACAGACTCCATGTTCCTGAGCTCTCCTGTTTATAAAAacgggaagaagaagaagaacaagcaCAGAACATCCAAAGACTGA